From a region of the Apis mellifera strain DH4 linkage group LG2, Amel_HAv3.1, whole genome shotgun sequence genome:
- the LOC409530 gene encoding unconventional myosin-Ie, giving the protein MYHWQSQNVKVSGVDDMVLLPKITEDAITENLQKRYMDDYIFTSIGPVLVSVNPFKQMPYFGEKEIEIYQGSVPYENPPHIYGLTDNMYRNMLIDKESQCVIISGESGAGKTVSVKYIMSYIAKISGGGTKVQKIKNIILESNPLLEAFGNAKTIRNNNSSRFGKYVEMQFGTGGQLNGGKISNFLLEKSRVTCHNLDERNFHVFYQLAIGANQQMKSEFGLTDINYYQYLNYGQGHKIDDINDASAFQATLKGLNVMGISNSEITDIFRLVAGVLHIGNIKFVEDGNYSRVANEQCLDFPAYLLEISVKQLAQKLISREFESKWGSQSESVDVTLNVEQALYTRDALAKDIYARLFDYLVKKVNSAMETNTEGLEIGILDIYGFEIFEKNGFEQFCINFVNEKLQQIFIELTLKAEQEEYVSEHIKWTPIEYFNNAIVVELLEGKRLPGLFLILDDVCATLHSGSTGADANLQKKLAAAANKHEHFQSTNDGFAIYHYAGVVSYSVDGFCDKNRDVLFIDLVELMQTSKNSLVHKLYPQELQTNKTKTLKSRPTTAGNKIRNQASRLMNQLMKSTPHYIRCIKPNETKRPRDWDPVRVKHQVEYLGLKENIRVRRAGFAYRRTFAKFLQRYRILTKETWPYWSGDEKQGIEWILNSLNIGKSQYQLGKTKLFIKAPESLFMLEEARDRKYNMYARIIQKAFKKYFARKRREQEKQEAADFLFGRKERKRASLNRNFMGDYIGLDDKPQILNLIGKKEKILFAETARKYDRRFKMSRKELILTNKYLYLIGREQIKKGADKGNLVEVIKRKLSFNQLSHVSLSTLQDGFLIIHVKEDYDSLLELIFKTEFLILLNKKYVQETGHILNIRFSNNLEFKIKKEGWGSGGTRQIHFMQSDYGNNEILKPNGKILNVWIGPGLPSTTKLNIKKSIMSVNQQYNTFKNNYPFPPVTLQSASNKSLHQSTVQPTIIKQFQNSNIDHTLSSKSTIPKTVPEKPKLQLSIISNMTTVDSLNASTQTKEKKQVTKQLRKLENNSMPLMGMFTNPNGIPHGLLKFPPVPSEPPPPHIPGFKYPIDNNDLASNNKSIKYNKNIQTDKEQNTRQEVNKTENDASRIISNNNKIHPSKPALPSLPKAKSLYDYKPQDKDEIELKEGDILEILKEHEGGWWYGRLKGKTGLFPSNYVVKV; this is encoded by the exons ACAATATGTATAGAAATATGTTAATTGATAAGGAAAGTCAATGTGTTATTATtag TGGAGAATCTGGCGCTGGTAAAACAGTttcagtaaaatatattatgtcatATATTGCTAAGATCAGTGGTGGTGGTACAAAagtgcaaaaaataaaaaatatcattttagaaTCTAATCCTCTTTTAGAAGCTTTTGGCAATGCAAAGACTATACGAAACAATAATAGTAGCAGATTT ggAAAATATGTAGAAATGCAATTTGGTACTGGTGGCCAACTCAATgggggaaaaatttcaaattttttattagaaaaatcgaGAGTCACTTGTCATAATttagatgaaagaaattttcatgtGTTTTATCAACTTGCAATAGGGGCAAATCAacaaatgaaat ctGAATTTGGATTaacagatattaattattatcaatatctcAATTATGGTCAAGGTCATAAAATTGATGACATAAATGATGCCAGTGCCTTCCAAGCAACATTAAAag GACTCAATGTAATGGGAATTAGCAATTCCGAAATAACTGATATTTTCAGGCTTGTTGCTGGAGTACTTCACataggaaatattaaatttgttgagGATGGAAATTATTCACGAGTAGCTAATGAACAAT GTCTTGATTTTCCAGCCTATTTACTTGAGATTTCAGTAAAACAATTagcacaaaaattaatatcacgtGAATTTGAATCTAAATGGGGAAGTCAATCTGAAAGTGTTGATGTTACATTAAATGTAGAACAAGCCCTCTATACTCGGGATGCATTGGCAAAGGATATCTATGCTAGACTTTTTGATTATTTGGTTAAA AAAGTTAATTCAGCTATGGAAACTAATACAGAAGGTCTTGAAATTGGGATTTTGGATATTTatggatttgaaatttttgaaaaaaatggttttgaacaattttgtatcaatttcGTAAACGAGAAATTACAACAAATCTTCATAGAACTTACTTTAAAAGCTGAACAG GAAGAGTATGTATCGGAACATATAAAATGGACTCCAATAGAGTATTTTAATAACGCAATTGTTGTCGAACTTTTGGAAGGCAAACGTTTACCAGGGCTCTTCTTGATACTTGATGATGTATGTGCAACTCTTCATAGTGGTAGCACTGGTGCAGATGCAAACTTGCAAAAG AAACTTGCAGCTGCAGCTAATAAACATGAACATTTCCAAAGCACGAATGATGGATTTGCTATTTACCATTATGCTGGTGTAGTTTCTTATTCGGTTGATGGATTTTGTGATAAAAATCGTGATGTACTTTTCATTGATCTTGTGGAATTAATGCAAACAAGCAAAAA TTCTTTGGTTCACAAATTGTATCCGCAAGAACTTCAaacaaataaaacgaaaacgcTTAAATCTAGACCTACTACTGCTGGtaacaaaataagaaatcaaGCAAGTCGATTGATGAATCAATTAATGAAATCTACACCACATTATATTAGATGTATCAAAccaaatgaaacgaaaagacCTCGAGATTGGGATCCAGTTAGAGTAAAACATCAA GTAGAATATTTaggtttaaaagaaaatatcagaGTGCGTAGAGCTGGTTTTGCATATAGAAGAACATTCGCCAAATTTTTACAgagatatagaattttaacgaaagaaaCATGGCCGTATTGGTCCGGTGATGAAAAACAGGGAATCGAATGGATATTAAATAGCCTTAATATTGGGAAATCACAGTATCAACttggaaaaacaaaattattcataaaagcTCCTGAAAGT ctTTTCATGTTAGAAGAAGCAAGAGATCGGAAATATAACATGTACGctagaataattcaaaaagcgtttaaaaagtatttcgcACGAAAAAGACGTGAACAAGAAAAACAAGAAGCAGCTGATTTTTTGTTTGGCCGTAAAGAACGTAAACGTGCCAGTTTGAACAGAAATTTTATGGGTGATTATATTGGATTAGATGATAAGcctcaaatattaaatttaattggaaaaaaggaaaaaattttatttgctgAAACTGCAAGAAAGTATGATAGAAGATTTAAG atgAGCAGAAAAGAACTTAttttaactaataaatatttgtatcttaTTGGAcgagaacaaataaaaaaaggtgCAGACAAGGGAAACTTAGTGGAAgttataaaacgaaaattatcattcaatCAACTTAGTCATGTATCGTTAAGTACTCTTCAA GATGGTTTTCTTATTATCCATGTAAAAGAGGATTATGAtagtttattagaattaatatttaaaacagaatttttaattcttcttaataaaaaatacgttCAAGAAACTgggcatattttaaatataagatttagtAACAA tttagaatttaagattaaaaaagaaggatgGGGAAGTGGAGGTACTAGACAAATACATTTCATGCAGAGTGATTATGgtaacaatgaaattttaaagccaaatggaaaaattctaaatgtcTGGATTGGACCAGGATTACCAAGTACTACTa aattgaatattaaaaaatcaataatgtcAGTAAATCAACAATACAATACattcaagaataattatcCTTTTCCACCAGTTACGTTACAATCAGCCTCAAATAAGTCACTTCATCAATCAACTGTTCAACCTACAATtatcaaacaatttcaaaattctaacaTTGATCATACATTATCTTCAAAATCAACCATACCAAAAACTGTACCTGAAAAACCTAAGTtacaattatctataatatcaaACATGACAACAGTCGATTCTCTGAATGCATCTAcgcaaacgaaagaaaaaaagcaagTAACAAAGCAgctaagaaaattagaaaataactcTATGCCTCTAATGGGTATGTTTACCAATCCAAACGGCATTCCACATG GTTTACTGAAGTTTCCTCCAGTTCCTTCGGAGCCACCTCCACCGCATATACCAGGTTTTAAATATCcgattgataataatgatctcgcaagtaataataaaagtataaaatacaataagaaTATACAAACAGATAAAGAACAAAACACAAGACAAGAAGTGAATAAAACTGAGAATGACGCATCtcgtattatttcgaataataataaaatacatccaTCAAAACCAGCTCTTCCTAGTTTACCTAAAGCCAAATCTTTATACGATTACAAACCTCAAGATAAGGATGAAATAGAACTTAAAGAAGGTGATATTCTAGAAATACTTAAAGAAc atGAAGGTGGTTGGTGGTATGGtagattaaaaggaaaaactgGACTGTTTCCTTCAAATTATGTTGTTAAGGTAtaa
- the LOC102654355 gene encoding uncharacterized protein LOC102654355: MLAAINYYTATVLFALMHRSFSAMVLPRPPSSPNYIQRFDRKENDQKFYEGKHLQNFLQNSNVERANTNDYSLVEIELQNPDEMDAANLQNIVHVMLKQSEQIQNETYPHPEVISHSIFGVRDVGLTSNFKMNVNEDRRVLGLPKLQNLDEKFYYLKNSRPKVYVNVRGHSGSFQKGNNRPKTTSNNNPIEFLRMTPPLEKQTNWKSHYNKIIHPLKKFEHRINTKREYQKHLSKNEIKKLSRLAVIYGLEDLSTTESSMVTSSELPKQIPAPPSKLPSRILMAQTTPVQRYALRRTNILPEYSFSDI, encoded by the exons ATGTTAGCagcaatcaattattatacggCAACGGTGCTCTTTGCACTCATGCATCGATCATTCTCAGCTATGGTTCTTCCAAGGCCGCCTTCTTCACCAAATTATATTCAACGCTttgatcgaaaagaaaatgatcaaAAGTTCTATGAAGGAAagcatttacaaaattttttacaaaattctaatGTGGAAAGAGCTAATACCAACGATTACAG tctCGTAGAAATCGAACTCCAAAATCCGGATGAAATGGATGCTGctaatcttcaaaatattgtaCACGTAATGTTAAAACAATCTgaacaaattcaaaatgaaactTATCCTCATCCGGAAGTGATATCACATTCAATTTTCGGTGTAAGAGATGTTGGCCTAACCTCAAATTTCAAGATGAATGTTAACGAAGACAGACGTGTTTTAGGCCTTCCGAAACTTCAAAATCTTgatgaaaagttttattatttaaaaaatagcagACCAAAAGTTTATGTGAACGTACGAGGTCATAGCGGTTCTTTTCAAAAAGGTAATAATCGTCCCAAAACGACTTCCAATAACAATCCTATAGAATTTCTTCGAATGACACCTCCTCTGGAAAAACAAACTAATTGGAAAtctcattataataaaataattcacccGTTAAAGAAATTCGAGCATCGAATTAACACAAAACGTGAATATCAAAAAcatctttcgaaaaatgaaataaagaaacttaGTAGATTAGCTGTAATATATGGTTTGGAAGATCTCTCCACTACCGAGAGTTCTATGGTGACATCTAGCGAATTACCGAAACAAATACCTGCACCACCATCAAAATTACCGAGCAGAATATTAATGGCACAGACAACTCCTGTTCAGAGATACGCTTTAAGAAGAACAAATATATTGCCGGAATATAGTTTTTctgatatttga